The following coding sequences lie in one Larus michahellis chromosome 29, bLarMic1.1, whole genome shotgun sequence genomic window:
- the FLOT1 gene encoding flotillin-1 codes for MFFTCGPNEAMVVSGFCRSPPVMVAGGRVLVVPCLQQIQRISLNTLTLNVRSEKVYTRHGVPISVTGIAQVKIQGQNKEMLAAACQMFLGKSESEIAQIALETLEGHQRAIMAHMTVEEIYKDRQKFSEQVFNVASSDLVNMGISVVSYTLKDIHDDQDYLHSLGKGRTAQVQRDARVGEAEAKRDAGIREARARQEQVSAQLLSETAMAQAQRDFQVQQALCDAAVSARKAQADLAYQLQVARTKQQIEEQRAQVLVVERAQQAQLQEHEIGRRERELEATVRKPAEAERYRLERLAEAQRSQVMMQAEAEAEAMRVTGAARAAAVAARARAEAAQTAAKAEAFGQYQEAAVVDMVLQRLPQVAEAVAQPLLGARRVTLVAGGSGDIGVSRLPGEILDVVTRLPAAVEALTGVSVTQAAQKKSECQA; via the exons ATGTTCTTCACCTGCGGCCCCAACGAGGCCATGGTGGTGTCGG GTTTCTGCCGCAGCCCCCCCGTGATGGTGGCCGGGGGGCGGGTGCTGGTGGTGCCGTGTCTGCAGCAGATCCAGCG gaTCTCCCTGAACACCCTCACCCTCAACGTGCGCAGTGAGAAGGTGTACACCCGCCACGGCGTCCCCATCTCCGTCACCGGCATCGCCCAG GTGAAGATCCAGGGGCAGAACAAGGAGATGCTGGCGGCCGCCTGCCAGATGTTCCTGGGCAAGTCGGAGAGCGAGATCGCCCAGATCGCCCTGGAGACCCTGGAGGGCCACCAGCGCGCCATCATGGCCCACATGACGGTGGAG GAGATCTACAAGGACCGGCAGAAGTTCTCGGAGCAGGTTTTCAATGTGGCCTCCTCCGACCTGGTGAACATGGGCATCAGCGTGGTCAGCTACACCCTGAAGGACATCCACGATGACCAG gacTACCTGCACTCGCTGGGGAAGGGCCGCACGGCGCAGGTCCAGCGCGACGCCCGCGTCGGGGAGGCCGAGGCCAAGCGGGACGCTGGCATCCGC GAGGCACGAGCCCGCCAGGAGCAGGTGTCGGCGCAGCTGCTGAGCGAGACGGCCATGGCGCAGGCCCAGCGCGACTTCCAGGTGCAGCAGGCCCTGTGCGACGCCGCCGTCAGCGCCCGCAAGGCCCAGGCTGACCTGGCCTACCAGCTCCAG gtggcgagGACGAAGCAGCAGATCGAGGAGCAGCGGGCGCAGGTGCTGGTGGTGGAGCGGGCGCAGCAGGCGCAGCTGCAGGAGCACGAGATCGGCCGCCGCGAGCGGGAGCTGGAGGCCACCGTCCGCAAACCCGCCGAGGCCGAGCGCTACCGCCTCGAGCGCCTGGCCGAGGCCCAGCG gtCGCAGGTGATGATGCAGGCGGAGGCCGAGGCCGAAGCCATGAGG GTGacgggggcggcgcgggcggcggcggtggccgccCGGGCGCGGGCGGAGGCGGCGCAGACGGCGGCGAAGGCGGAGGCTTTCGGGCAGTACCAGGAGGCCGCCGTCGTCGACATGGTGCTGCAGCGGCTCCCCCAG GTGGCAGAGGCGGTGGCGCAGCCGCTGCTGGGGGCGCGACGGGTGACGTTGGTGGCCGGTGGCTCCGGTGACATCGGGGTGTCGCGGCTCCCGGGGGAGATCCTGGACGTCGTCACCCGCCTGCCAGCCGCCGTCGAGGCCCTGACGGGCGTCAGCGTCACCCAG GCCGCTCAGAAGAAGTCCGAGTGCCAGGCCTGA
- the LOC141735173 gene encoding class I histocompatibility antigen, F10 alpha chain-like, whose amino-acid sequence MGPGRALERLLLLLGVLGGAAGGPHSLRYFHVAVSEPSPGVPQFVSVGYVDGNVISRYDSEPGRVVPRADWVRGAVDPQFWDRNTQIGQGNQQINRVNLETARSRYNQSGRAHTRQLMHGCDLLEDGSTRGYYQSAYDGRDFIALDMDTMTFTAADAAAQITKRKWEEDGTVAEQLKQYLKNTCIEWLRKYVSYGRAVLERKEPPAVRVSGREAHGILTLRCRAHGFYPRPITVSWLKDGEVRDQETEWGSVAPNSDGTYYTWASIEARPGEQDKYRCRVEHASLPEPGLYAWETESNLWAIVLGVAVAVLAVAGICGFVVWKQKSGKKKAGYGMASSTDSGSGSTGTGVTA is encoded by the exons atggggccgggccgggcgctggagcggctcctgctgctgttgggggtcctcggcggggcggcgggcg ggcCCCACTCCCTGCGCTACTTTCATGTTGCCGTGTCGGAGCCCAGCCCGGGGGTGCCCCAGTTCGTGTCTGTGGGGTACGTGGACGGGAACGTCATCTCGCGCTACGACAGCGAGCCGGGGAGAGTAGTGCCCAGGGCGGACTgggtgaggggggctgtggaCCCCCAGTTCTGGGACAGGAACACCCAGATCGGGCAGGGCAATCAGCAGATTAACCGCGTGAACCTGGAGACAGCGCGGAGCCGCTACAACCAGAGCGGGA GGGCTCACACGCGGCAGCTCATGCATGGCTGTGACCTCCTGGAGGACGGTAGCACCAGGGGGTATTATCAGAGCGCCTACGACGGGAGGGACTTCATTGCCTTGGACATGGACACGATGACGTTCACCGCGGCGGACGCGGCGGCACAAATCACCAAGAGGAAGTGGGAGGAGGACGGGACTGTCGCTGAGCAGTTGAAGCAGTACCTGAAGAACACCTGCATCGAGTGGCTGAGGAAATACGTGAGCTACGGGCGGGCCGTGCTGGAGAGGAAAG agccccccgcgGTCCGAGTGTCGGGGAGGGAGGCCCACGGGATCCTGACCTTGCGCTGCCGCGCTCACGGCTTCTACCCGCGGCCCATCACCGTCAGCTGGCTGAAGGACGGCGAGGTGAGGGACCAGGAGACGGAGTGGGGCAGCGTCGCGCCCAACAGCGACGGCACCTACTACACCTGGGCCTCCATCGAGGCCCGCCCGGGGGAGCAGGACAAGTACCGGTGCCGCGTGGAGCACGCCAGCCTGCCCGAGCCCGGCCTCTACGCGTGGG AGACGGAGTCCAACCTGTGGGCCATCGTGCTGGGGGTGGCCGTTGCCGTCCTGGCCGTTGCTGGCATCTGTGGATTCGTCGTATGGAAGCAGAAGTCGG ggaAGAAGAAGGCGGGCTACGGCATGGCGTCAA GCACCGACAGTGGGTCTGGCAGCACGGGCACAG GGGTCACCGCCTGA